A window of Thiocapsa bogorovii genomic DNA:
GAGCGGGCTTGCGGGTTCTTGGGCTGCTCTGAACATGATAGATGGCTCGGTTCTCGATCCCACGAGCACTGCCGCGGGGTCTCTAATGGTGGAGATCGCCATCCATGGAGTCTTCGCCGAACAGGGGATCGTCGTGCGGTGACCCCGTGAGATCGACTCCGAACTCAGGGGCGCAGGCTCGCCGGCGGAGCACATAAGCCGATGACCGATCCTTGACCTCGCATTGAGTATGGCCGGTCGCGCGGATTGAAGATTTCGGTCAGCTCACAAAACCGACAAAAAATGCCGGAATCTGACCATCGCGGGTTGACAAGAGGAAAAAAGGGCGGGGCGATTGGCCCGTGGGTCTGTGGGATTTGGCTTTCGAGACCGGCAACAGCGGATCACTGTTGTGGGAAAGCGCGGTCAACGATTGCTCGGGTGATTCAACTCCGAGCGATCGCCTCTGTTTTTGCTGCGCGTTGCCCGTTTGGCGTCTCGTTTTTCTTCCCATTCGGTCAAAAGATCCCACGCGACCGGGACGACAAAGAGCGTGAGAAATGTCGCAGTTGCCAGGCCAGTGACGAAGGTGGATGCCATCGAACCCCAGATGACGGAGTAGCTGGGGATGCCGAGGGCCATCGGCATGAGTCCCAACGTGGTGGTCAGGGTGGTGAGGACGATGGGTCGCAGACGCAGGCGTACGCCCTCGCGGATGGCCGCGTGGCGGTCGAGTCCATCTCGGTAGCGTTGGTTGACGAAGGCGAGGAGGACGAGCGAGTCGTTGACGACCACGCCGGTGACGCCGACCACGGCGATGAAGCTGTTGATGGTGAACAGCGACTGGGTGACGACCTTGCCGAAGACGATCCCGATGATCGAGAACATGACCGCCGAGAGGATGATCAGCGGTTGGGTGTAGGACTTGAACTGGGTTGCGAGGATCAGGTAGATCAACAGCACGGCGAGGCCGAACGCCTGGGCGAGGCTGTCGAAGGAGCGTTGGGTTTCTTCGAACTCGCCGCCGAAGATCAGTGTAGCCCCGGGGTAAAGGGCGCGTAGCTCCGGGTATTGAGCACGCACCCAGGCCGTGACCTGGGCGGAGGAGATTGGTGCGCCGGAGCGGATATTCGCGGTGACGGTCAGGCTGCGTTGGCGTTGATAGCGTTTGAGCTCGCCGGGCTGGACCTCGGCGATAGGCTGGACAATGTCGCGCAGCAAGACCGGCCCGGAGGGGTGCTCGAGGACCGGAATGTCGAGCGCGGCTTCGGGCGCGTCCAGATAGGCGGGGTCGACCCGGAGCTTGAGGTCGACCTCTTCGTCGCTCAGACGGTATTTGCCGATGTAGCGCCCGTCCAGGACCGAGGCGGCCATGCGTGCGGCGTCGCCCGCGGTGAGGTCGAGCTCGCGGGCGCGTGACTCGTCGACCGCAAGCCGAAACACCCGCGAGGGGATACCGCGATCGTCTTGAAGATCGATCAGGTTGGGGCCGAATTCGGGATGGTCCCGCAAGCGCTGCAATAGATCAGCACTCATCCCCCGCACGGCTGTTTCGCTCGATCCGGCAATCTGGATGTTGACGTCCTTTCCGGTGGGTGGACCGTCCTTCTCGGCTCGGACGCGGATCTTGACGTCTGGCTCTGCAAACTGCTCGATCAGGCGCTCGCGCATCCGGTCGAGATGCCCCAGCGGGTCGTCGAAGGCCTGATCTGACTTGTTCGGCAAGGCGACCATGACCGTGCCCAGATGGCGTCCGAGCTCGTCTTCGTAATCCTCGCTGATGGTGAAGCCGGCAAAGCCGGCGGCGGAGCGTGCGTAGCCGGGGCCGTCGGCCATGATGAAGCGGGCGATCGCCTTTACGCGTTCGTGAGTCTGCTCGATCGGCGTCTCGGGCGGGCCTTCGATGAAGGCATAGTAGGTGGTGTAGTCGTCCGGGAAGAACTGAATACGCACCAGGGGCGCAATGCCGGCGATCGAGACGCCGAGGACGGCGATGGCCGTGAGGAAGGCTACGAGCACCACCGATAGGCTCAACACCCGAAAGCGCATCGTGACCCGGATCAGGCGATCGGTCATGGCTCGGAGAAGACGCATCAAGCGGTTTTCCCGCTCGCTGTGCACGCTGTCTCGGCCGGCTGCCGATGCGTTCGGTCGTGGTCCGAAATCAAGGTAGTGCAGTGGTAGGATCAACAAGCACTCGAACAGCGAAGCCAAGATGGCGAAGCTTACGGCCTTCGGGATGAGCGCGAAGAACTCGCCCGTGGAGCCGGTCATGATCAGCATCGGCAGGAACGCCGCGACAGTCGTGGCGGTCGCGGAGATCACCGGCCAGGCGACCTCGGCGGTACCCTCGATGATCGCCTGCTCGATCGGCTCGCCATCCTGAACATGCCGGTAGATGTTCTCCACGACGACGATGGCATCGTCGACGATGATCCCGGACACCAAAACGAAGCTGAAGAGCGTGATCTCGTTGAGCGAGTTGCCGGTCAGCTGCATCAGGACCGCGGTGACCATGAATGAAAAAGGAATCCCGACGGTGACCAGGCCGGCGTTGCGTATCCCCATGAAGTACCAGAGGATCAGGCTAACCAGCATGACCCCGACGATCATATTCCAGCCAAGGGTTTGGATGGATTCCTTAATGTAGGTTGTCGAGTCTTGGGTAAGGACAACCTCGATGCCTTCCCGCTCGAGCAGGGGCGCGATCTCCTCGATGATGGTCTCGGCCGCGGCGTAGATCTCCATGGCGTTGCCGCCCTTGGCCTTGAGCAGCCGCAGTGCGACACCGTCCTTGCCGTCTGCGGAGGTGATGACGCTCGGGGTGCGATACCCGAGGCCGGCGTCCGAGATGAGGTCGTCAACGGTGACGAAAGAGCCGTCGGCGTCGCGTCGGACCACGGTGGTGACCACCTGGTCGCGGGTGCGGAAGCGCTCGTCCACGCGCACCACGTATTCGCCGGTGCCGTCGCTGAAATCGCCGGCCGGGAGGGTGACGTTGGCGTCCTGCAGGGCCGCGGCGACCTGATCCAGGCTCACGCCCTGCGACTTAAGCTTCCAGGGATCGAGAAAGATGTGGAACTCGCGACGCTGCTCCCCGTCGAGCTTCACCTCGGTGACCCCCGGAATCTGGGCCATGCGAATCTGCAATTCCTTCGCGATCAGTGACAATGCGCGGTTGGAGCGATCGCCGACGAGGTTGACCGCGACGACAGGCAGCCAGAACGAGGTACGAATCAGGTCGAAGCGCGGTGGGTCGACGCCTTGGGGAAGGCGCTCGAGGATGCTGAGCACGCGAAAGCGCAGCTCGTCGTATAGAGCGCCGTAATCGGTATCGTCGCGAAACTTCACGACCAGGGTCGAGCGCTCGCGCACCGAGTTGGCGCGGATGAACTCGACGTGCTCCAGACCGTCGAGCGCCAGCTCGATCTCACGCGTGACCAGGGCTTCCACATCGCGGGGGGAGGCGCCCGGATAGACCGTTGTGATGACGACCTTGCCGAAGTTGACCTCGGGATAGCGCTCGGTCGGCAGGGCGTCGAGCGCGAAGACGCCGGCGACGATCATGAAGACGAACAGCAGATTAAAGAGCACCCG
This region includes:
- a CDS encoding efflux RND transporter permease subunit, yielding MRAVVRFTLRQRVLFNLLFVFMIVAGVFALDALPTERYPEVNFGKVVITTVYPGASPRDVEALVTREIELALDGLEHVEFIRANSVRERSTLVVKFRDDTDYGALYDELRFRVLSILERLPQGVDPPRFDLIRTSFWLPVVAVNLVGDRSNRALSLIAKELQIRMAQIPGVTEVKLDGEQRREFHIFLDPWKLKSQGVSLDQVAAALQDANVTLPAGDFSDGTGEYVVRVDERFRTRDQVVTTVVRRDADGSFVTVDDLISDAGLGYRTPSVITSADGKDGVALRLLKAKGGNAMEIYAAAETIIEEIAPLLEREGIEVVLTQDSTTYIKESIQTLGWNMIVGVMLVSLILWYFMGIRNAGLVTVGIPFSFMVTAVLMQLTGNSLNEITLFSFVLVSGIIVDDAIVVVENIYRHVQDGEPIEQAIIEGTAEVAWPVISATATTVAAFLPMLIMTGSTGEFFALIPKAVSFAILASLFECLLILPLHYLDFGPRPNASAAGRDSVHSERENRLMRLLRAMTDRLIRVTMRFRVLSLSVVLVAFLTAIAVLGVSIAGIAPLVRIQFFPDDYTTYYAFIEGPPETPIEQTHERVKAIARFIMADGPGYARSAAGFAGFTISEDYEDELGRHLGTVMVALPNKSDQAFDDPLGHLDRMRERLIEQFAEPDVKIRVRAEKDGPPTGKDVNIQIAGSSETAVRGMSADLLQRLRDHPEFGPNLIDLQDDRGIPSRVFRLAVDESRARELDLTAGDAARMAASVLDGRYIGKYRLSDEEVDLKLRVDPAYLDAPEAALDIPVLEHPSGPVLLRDIVQPIAEVQPGELKRYQRQRSLTVTANIRSGAPISSAQVTAWVRAQYPELRALYPGATLIFGGEFEETQRSFDSLAQAFGLAVLLIYLILATQFKSYTQPLIILSAVMFSIIGIVFGKVVTQSLFTINSFIAVVGVTGVVVNDSLVLLAFVNQRYRDGLDRHAAIREGVRLRLRPIVLTTLTTTLGLMPMALGIPSYSVIWGSMASTFVTGLATATFLTLFVVPVAWDLLTEWEEKRDAKRATRSKNRGDRSELNHPSNR